A genomic region of Miscanthus floridulus cultivar M001 chromosome 3, ASM1932011v1, whole genome shotgun sequence contains the following coding sequences:
- the LOC136546600 gene encoding uncharacterized protein — protein sequence MASSRQLAALAVLALALAFLAGASVASAARPAPAASGGGRGVEVGTTPVSYLQMYPAAAAAVVEKARETVEMLMARLPAGPSPEGPGH from the coding sequence ATGGCTTCGTCGAGGCAGCTCGCGGCTCTGGCCGTGCTCGCGCTCGCGCTGGCTTTCCTTGCGGGCGCGAGCGTGGCCAGCGCCGCGAGGCCGGCACCTGCAGCGAGCGGCGGCGGAAGGGGCGTGGAGGTGGGCACAACGCCCGTGTCGTACCTGCAGATgtacccggcggcggcggcggcggtggtggagaaggcgagggagacggtggagatgCTCATGGCCAGGCTGCCGGCCGGGCCCAGCCCCGAGGGCCCCGGTCACTAG